GATAAATATCTTTTATGTGGAATAGCAGGGACAATAAATATAAGTGAAAATACTTTTAATTTGTGATTTATGGGTGTACTGTATGCTCGGTCATACATGACCTATATCTATGCTGATAAGAAACTGTTACTTGCAGGGGCCTCGTCAATGATACTTACAAGATGGATCTCATTCTCATATATCCTCCTTATATGATTGCATTGGCCTGCATATACATTGCAAGCGTTCTTAAAGATAAGGACACAACCTCATGGTTTGAAGAACTCCGTGTTGACATGAACATTGTAAGTATTCCTCTGATATTTTTCCCATCGGTTGGCAATTTTATTATGTCCTCATATTAACCGATCGACACTCGTTTGCAAAACTCAGGTTAAGAATATCTCAATGGAAATCTTGGACTTCTACGACACCTACAAGATTGATCCTCAAAGGGGCCTCCAGGAGGATAAGATCATCCCTGTGATGAACAAGTTGCCATCAAAGGCCTGAAGGCCGATTTGACACCTGACCATTTAACCACCTTACACCGCCTCATCTGGATTGTGTAACCCCGTAGCCCTGAACATCTTCGGAGGCGAGAGATCCAGGGAATGGCATCAAATTGTTAGGCGCCGCGATGGCAATCCCAATGTTAGGGGGTTATCTGTAATACTTAAGCATCTGATTTCTGTATCATACAAAACCCAAGTGGAATTGTTTCAACCTGAGCCCTGTTTGTTTACttgttcttagagcatctccagccgttggccccccgggaggcgctaaaaatcgccccttgggggcgcaccggcgctaaaccgcatGTTGGGGGCGTGATGCCCCTCAGTCGTGgcgcccatgtatttttgaaaatttaaattACGGCACAAACATGGCACAAATTCAACCAAACTTTGGCGAGCTCGTTCATATttaaaaatattttacaaaaaaagcTACTAGGCTGCTCCTCGTTGCCCTTGCAGTTCTACAtgtcgaggaggctgtagaaccgcgtgtagtgccgccgccgccgtctccgcgGCGGCCGCCGTCCATGCTGCAACCCTCCCCCggctgggcggtggtggcaccgggaccccgccggcgctgattCTCCATGCCCCGGGCACttgcatgtccggcgggaccgggtactcggcctcgaagaggagccgagcttcgtcctcgtgagggtggcggcggccaaagccgttcgccgccgcgccgtcgcctagGAAGCGCCCGGCCATGCTaactggagacggcgagaggagagggaagagggggggagggggggatgGCGTCGGCGGTGAAGAGACTGTGCGTGTCACCGCCGCGCCGGGGGTCGActtatataggccgaggcgccgcGCGTACACGTGGCGGGCGAGGGGACGCACGTCGTTCGGTATTCCGTACGGTATTCACTGCgctgcccgtgaggcatcaatggaggctgaccggcgcggcagttTTGGCATTAATTCACCACGAAAAACGAGGCGATAAGGATGATGAAGCGGCGAGAAGAGAGacgagtcgctggcaaggagggTCCGCGGCTTTTTCACGCCAAAAACAATTCGCCCTGCGCCCCCGAGCGCGCCCGGTTCGGGTTGGGTCCACCGGCACCAATTTCGGtccgagccggcgaaaaatgggcCCTTGGGGACACGACTGGGTCGATTTTTTGACACCGGCAGCCAAAAAGTCGCCTAGGAGGCCTTGTTggggcgtggctggagatgctcttagagttCCTCCATTTATCTGAAACCTAGTACTATTTCTGATATGCAATCTGGCATCTCCAGCATTGACCATGTTTGCCCGCCAAGCTCGGCACTCTCACACCGGACCCGAGTGGGCGAGCTGCCCTTACAGCCATGCCGCCTACAGCGATGTGGTAGCCAACGAGCCTATCATTCATCAGGACTGAAACGTAACACACGGGGCACATCAAAAGAACACACAGATACTGAAGATGCTATCCACTGTTTTATCTCAGCTTCAAGCTTAAACTCAGTTACATAGACCAACCATCTAATGATACGTACACCAGTCAACTTAATCAATTGTTCATCTGAGCACCTGCTACAGGTTCCTCAGCAACCATAATCTATGTGATTATACTCTTTGTCGATTGATCCGCTGCTGACCTGAAAACAGATTTCACAGGAAGATGTTAGTCCAACGGCACTGTATTTGATGAGTGTGCCCAGGTGAAAAAACTTGCAGATAGGCAGAAGGGCTCACCTTAACCATCCGAGTTCGGAAGGTAAATACGATGGAAGTTGTTCTTCCTCAGGGCCTTGCGGCAAGTGGGGCATTTCTTCTGAAACTGGATGGCTTGCTTGATGCACTCGGCGCAGAAGATATGGCCACATTTTGTTGTCGAAGGCTCCACCAGCTTGTTAAGGCACACCGGGCAAGTGAAATTCGGTTCCTTTGGAACCACCACCTTAGCAGGCTCTTGGCTAATTTGCACCGCATTGTTCGACTGCGAGACGGAAACATACAGTTATAGTTGAACAAAAACTGTAAGGCAGGCAGTAAGGCCAACAAGAACTGGGCACAAGGTTCAAACTCATGGAGAAAAATGGAGGGGAACTTCCACCTTGTTCCAACATATACTCTAGCGTATTGCATAACCATATCAATGCATGGCATCTATGCTACACAAGGTAAGATGGTCCTTGAAATTTAGCAGTTGCCATCTTGTCGGTGCAAAATTAAAATGTTTACGGTTAGCAGCTACCAAGAACAATCTGAAGAGACCTATATGGCATCATCACAAATTACACATATGAGTGTCTTATTATTTATATATGGCTTGTAACAGAACAAGAAAAATATTGTCTACTTAAATCAAAGAACCTTCACACTCGTAGTTCACTAAAAGGGCAGGATATCTCAGAACTCTACAGGAAGGATAAAGACAAGCATATACTAAGCAGCTGCTATGTACATAGAGGACAAAGTAGATAGCAGCTAAGTAGCAACTAAACGGTGTCTTAAAGCTGTGAAACTGTTCCCTTCAAAATTTACAGATTTTACCTGCAGGCtggacccttcttccctttccggGGAGAGACATATCAAAGGCGCAACCCTTTGGCGTTTGTTCCACATGTTATGAGAAGGCATAGCTGCATTATCTACATGAAACATTACTGATTGAGTAAATCATAAAGCAGAATGACAAAGTTGTGATTAATCTAAATTGACTCGGAATCAGATAGCAAATGATGAACATGTTCACATCTTTTACTTAAGCTTTCCAGATTCAGTGTTGATACACGTGCATTATCTTACAACAAACAATTGCAATGTGAAATTCGAAGAAGAAAACGTCAAACAGTGAGTCTAATTCTGAGCAGCTTATGTCTTCCACATTTGAAAAATAGACATCCTCTTGTTACAGGTAAGAACCCAACAGTGTACTGTGCTGCTCACGATTTCAACAGTTCTAGATCTATCAACACAAATCATATTAAACTGATGCAGAatttattcccaaattcttttatGTTAGAAGCTAAACATTTCTATCAAGTGCAGTATAGGATAAACTAACCTTCCAGGGCAGCATCTTCATCCAGATAAAGTGGTGTCAAAAATTGACTTCTAGTTCTCCGATTCTCTGCAATGGGAAATTTAAAGAAGAAAACGTCAAACAATGAGTCTAATTCTGAGCAGCTTATATTATGATTGCTTCCAGATTTGAAAAATAGATGTCCTCATGCTATGGGTAAGAACCCAACAATGTACTGTGTTGTTCACGATTTCGACAGTTCTAGACGAATCTATCGACACAAATCGTATTGAACTGCTAAAGAATTATTGCCAAATTCTTTCATGTTGGAAGCCAAACATTTCTATCAAGTGCAATATATGTAATAAGTAATGAACTAACCTTCCATGGCAGCATCTTCATCGAGATAAAATGGTGTCGCACATTGCCTTATAATTCTCCAATTCTCTGAAATGGGAAATTCGAAGAAGAAAACGTCAAACAATGAGTCTAATTTTCAGCAGCTTATATTATGATTGTTTCAACATGTGAAAAATAGATGTCCTCATGTTATGGATAAGATCCCAACAATGTACTGTGTTGTTCATGGTTTCAACAGTTCCAGAAGAATCTATCAACACAACTCATACAAAACTGATGAAGAATTTATGCCCAAATTCTTTTGTGTTGGAAGCCAAACATTTCTATCAAGTGAAATATGTAGTAAGTAATGAACTAACCTTCCAGAACAGCATCTTCATCCAGAGCAAATGGCGTCACAGGTTGCCCTCTAGTTCTCCTGTTCAACCCCTGCAAAATGCAAGGTAGTTTGATAAAACTGATCCATGATTATAGATATATTCCTAGCAGGAAAATCAGAGCAAGAAGTACAGTAAACACTAGTAATTGGTGTATACACAGACTCTGTTTCTTAAACATCACCACGGACCCAATGGCATAACATTTTATTCTTGAAAAGTTAAGTGCATGATGCATCATTAAAAGACGAGGATAAGAAATTTACCGGGGGAGGCACTTGTGAAGGCGATAGCGCCTGCACTTCATCATCGAGAGCCTCCACATCAATAGGCGATGTGCGTGCACCAGGGAAGACCGAGAGCCCATGATGGTTCCCCGCCACCGGCGAGCTTGCATCCAAGTCCACAACAACTTTAtcagcagatccatccagcgaTTGCCTCCTCGCGGCACGCCGTGCGCCGCTGGTATTACTCATGCTATATACCTCTGATGCTTATACTCACCTTACCCTTCTCCAGTTCTGTAATCAACCTGAATTTTAAGAGCATGGTCAATCTCAGTCCACCGTCCAACAATTATTTGTGCACAATCGACAACGATAACGATTTTGCATTACATGAACCCAGCCCAACCATCCTAAAAGTAGTACTATATTATATATAAATAGGTAAACACGCCAAATCTTTTGATCGAAACTTTAGACTATCTTGGCAAAGCCATTCTGCAATAGCAACAATATaataacaaaacaaaacaaaagcttGGCCAGAAAAGGAGTAACCGAGTAGACTTTTCTTCTCCTTTTGCGGACAATCGCATTTGGGGAAGTGAATCACAGATAGTCATACTGCTACTACTATTGGGGCATAAATCCTAATCCTAATCCGGTGGATAATAACCAGGAATGGACGAAGAAAACGAGAGCAGGAAGGGATGCCCCCTAAATCCTAACCCAGAGGGAGAAGATCTGTCCAACCGAGCAGCCCGCGCGGCTACAACTTGGGGCAGAATCGAGCGACGCCGATCCAAggatcggcgcggcggccgaatcAAGAACTCCTCGCCCGGTCGCGGTCAGATTCCGATCGAATCGAACACGAGCGCTCGAGAGAACCCACAAAATACAGATCGAAGGATATATGCAGAGAGCGATCCGCGCTTACTCGAGCGTGGCGATCGAGGGACCTGATGAGGGTTTGAGGCAGAGTCGCCCAGGCACgcacgccaccaccaccaccaaccgacgaaCTGGACTTGAATGTGTCTCCCTCCTCTTCGCCCGGCGTCCGTTTAAAAGGGGGCGAGCGATGAGCGGCGCGGTTCACTCTTTTTTCCTCCCTCGCCGGACCCCACTGGGAAGTCGGATCCCTTTCGTGTTGTGGGACCGTGTGTCAGGGGGTGGGGGGTCGTGTCGAGGCGGGGGTGGTCGCCGGGGATTATTTTTGTGGGGATCGGCGGCGGTGAGGTCGGCTGGCCCACACGTGTTCGTCCGCCTCGTCGCCGGGGCACGGTGGGCTGGGTAGCCGGACCGTAGGCGTGCGCAGACGGtcggacgaggaggggaggggaggggaggggaggataGGGGTGGTGGGAAGACTTGGCGGTTGACCCAGGGATCGGGATCCCACTATCCCACGTCTTATTGCGTGTGCGCAGACGTCTGCAGACGCACGTAAATTGCGCAGTTGGTGCCGAAATTAGTCGATATCAGCCGCGATTTGCTTACACTTTTACGTGTAAATAAAGCTGATGCTTGAACTTGCCACGTATATTCAGTTTAGTGTTTTTTTAACATCAGtatagacacaagcgctcatatacacgcgcatacactcactctTATGAACGAACAAACGCACACCCTACCCTATAAGTACCTCTGAAAGACTGAACTTTTTTTAAACATCAGTacaaacacaagcgctcatatacatacGCATACACTCACTGTTAtaaacgcacgcacgcacaccctacccttatgagcacctctgaaagactgagccggcgtatcatcttgaaatttacgaagtcaccgtaaacaccccgtcgtcgacgggaacgtctccttccactgaatgctcatcgccgaaaatcctgaaataaatccaggaataaatacgagcaccaggatttgaaccatggtgggctggggatacaacaatccctctaaccatccaaccacacgtTGGTTTGCATTCAGTTTAGTGTCTGAACTTGAAAAAAATACACTAAACTGGTTATACAACTTGGCATGAATGTGTAAATACAAtgctaattttttaatttttttaaaatgaGGATGACCCCTCGCAGTGGCAGCTGCAGTAAATGAAGGCTGGGTCATccaatttttttcttttgctgtaAATGTAGTATATGAACCAAACAACACAACACTAGCAATATATGAACGAAACAACACTAGCATAACAGCAATAACAATATTTCAATGTACCAGACCATAACGACATGAATACATAAGTACCTTTTGATTGATAAAGTGATGATATCCTTTTTACAATATAACTATGTGGTCGCCTTTTTGAAAGAGATTGATGACATCTTCATCCTTCACTAGATCGAAAAATTCACTCtcaacaaatgtaaccaaacaattgTTCAAATATTCATCACCCATTTTGTTCCTTAATTCACATAACTCATTGAAGAGAATACTCTTTCAACACTAGCAGTAGCTACTGGCAGAATCAATACTAACTTAAGAAGCTTGTAAACAATATGACTTCTGTTTCAGTTATTAAATCCCTTCTTCACAAAAGCATCTTCACCGGGGCGTGGCGCCGCCAGGGTTGCCCATCCCTGCTCGGGTTCTCCTCCATCTGTCCAGCGCGGGGGGTAGGGTGCCGCCGCCAGGGTCGCCCGTCCCTGCTAGACTGCTGCTCTCTCCGACCAGTGCGGGGGGCGTGGCGCCGCCGGCGCGGGGGTGGGGCGCCGCCGCCAGGGTCGCCCGTCCCTGCTCGgctgctgctccctccgtccagcACAGGGGGCGTNNNNNNNNNNNNNNNNNNNNNNNNNNNNNNNNNNNNNNNNNNNNNNNNNNNNNNNNNNNNNNNNNNNNNNNNNNNNNNNNNNNNNNNNNNNNNNNNNNNNNNNNNNNNNNNNNNNNNNNNNNNNNNNNNNNNNNNNNNNNNNNNNNNNNNNNNNNNNNNNNNNNNNNNNNNNNNNNNNNNNNNNNNNNNNNNNNNNNNNNNNNNNNNNNNNNNNNNNNNNNNNNNNNNNNNNNNNNNNNNNNNNNNNNNNNNNNNNNNNNNNNNNNNNNNNNNNNNNNNNNNNNNNNNNNNNNNNNNNNNNNNNNNNNNNNNNNNNNNNNNNNNNNNNNNNNNNNNNNNNNNNNNNNNNNNNNNNNNNNNNNNNNNNNNNNNNNNNNNNNNNNNNNNNNNNNNNNNNNNNNNNNNNNNNNNNNNNNNNNNNNNNNNNNNNNNNNNNNNNNNNNNNNNNNNNNNNNNNNNNNNNNNNNNNNNNNNNNNNNNNNNNNNNNNNNNNNNNNNNNNNNNNNNNNNNNNNNNNNNNNNNNNNNNNNNNNNNNNGCTAAGGTCATCTGTCCATGCTCGGCTGTTGCTCCCTTCGACCAGCGCGGGCGGTGGGGCGCCTCCGACGGTTGACATCGGCCTCCGTCGGTGTTGTGTGTCTGCGAGACTGGGAAAGATGCGAGGAGTGCGAGGAGTGGAGGCGTAGGTGCGAACATGGAACGAACTAATGAGTGAGATATGGAGATTTCATGGGCTAGACCTGCGTTTGTTCCTTAGTGTGCTGGCTTGACATGTACATGTTTTTTTCCGTCCAAATCTTGGGTATTCCTGTGCATACAGTGGCATACACCTGCCGCCACCCCTGACCCCCCAACCTctacatctgggagatgcatgcaaccactttattaattatttataAAATACAGTGCTAATGTCATCCGCAGACGTAAAAGTGCACCGACGTAGCACCATATATAGTTGACATGGCCGTATATAGCTGACATGGCATCGACATGTCATGGGGCCCACTTGTAAGACAAAATCAGGGCTTCCCAAATCCGGCACCGAATAACGTCCATGGGGCGCCGGGATGCGTATATGGAGAGTGACCGGACAATACTTAAATCGATGCGTTAACAGCCGTGTATCTCAAATCCAATACTTTATATTCATATTAATTATTAAAGCATACGACATGAAGCTAAATTACATAGATCATCAGACGGTCATAGAAATGCACATAATCCACATACCGATAACCAAAAGATCACCACAGTTCACATGATCCACATAACCAACGCATATGTTCTAAACTATATTACTAATAACCGAAATAAACACTTAGAGAGGGCGtgcttcaccacttcctcgccaGCTCTTTGCCCTTCCGGTCACCGACGCTATTTGTAGGTGTCCGGGTAGGCAGCAAGAGGTGGGTCGTCGGAGCCATCGTTTTCAGAGTCGTCGATGATATTGGGGGAGGAGGCGGAGTCTTTGTGTTTTTTCGATGGAGCCAGCGGGCGTCCGTCTTCGCCGTCGTAAGAGAGCAGCAACAGACTCAGGCAAGGAGGCACACCCCATCATCGGGCACCACCGGCAGCCCACGGCGATGGGAGGACCGTGAGACCGCATCCGAGGCCACCACCCACATCTCCCTAGCCCACTACCGCTCACAGTGGACGTCATGAGCCTCCGATTTAGGCGAGCGCGTCCGCGGCGTTGACGTAGCAGGCACTAAAACCCACCGATGCCTTTGCGGAGTAATGACCCGAGGTTTAGGTGCGAGGCGTGATaagtcttcaacgtatctataattttttattgttccatgctattatattatctgttctggatgtttaatgggctttaatatactcttttatattatttttgggactaacctattaaccggaggcccagtgctagtttttgtttttttgcctattttagagttctgcagaaaaggaataccaaacggagtccaaaaggaatggaaccttcgcgatgatctttcttggaccaaaagaaaaccagaagacttggagttgaagtcagatatgtaacgaggaggccacaaggcaggagggcgcgcccaggggagtaggcatgcccccacccttgtgggctcctcgtagctccaccgacgtac
Above is a window of Triticum aestivum cultivar Chinese Spring chromosome 6B, IWGSC CS RefSeq v2.1, whole genome shotgun sequence DNA encoding:
- the LOC100682522 gene encoding E3 ubiquitin-protein ligase BRE1A gives rise to the protein MSNTSGARRAARRQSLDGSADKVVVDLDASSPVAGNHHGLSVFPGARTSPIDVEALDDEVQALSPSQVPPPGLNRRTRGQPVTPFALDEDAVLEENWRIIRQCATPFYLDEDAAMEENRRTRSQFLTPLYLDEDAALEDNAAMPSHNMWNKRQRVAPLICLSPEREEGSSLQSNNAVQISQEPAKVVVPKEPNFTCPVCLNKLVEPSTTKCGHIFCAECIKQAIQFQKKCPTCRKALRKNNFHRIYLPNSDG